From Candidatus Poribacteria bacterium, one genomic window encodes:
- a CDS encoding UPF0182 family protein → MTVNLAIAQLLLSGLLVGVTLIWGIFRYRRSSQRRRDRYNKLQAYLLWTLSVLITGSCFFPLAHLYTEHLWFESVVYTDVFWGLQKVRWLGFALFFIIAAGFMNANTAIANILCPESREFRRWTHTQTFSFHRIVICITLITSLLLAAPMLLLENAFLLYLNQPEVTAAAEGADEWLHFGMDRNFYLFSFPLHKWVSLWVQITIWVTCLIVGLMYNFYYRRDAHTMARVKRHIIFHGSALWLLLLVVAGWRSYVNLWNKVYTSPLTQELSSLHGLFYTDAHLEGATKLYCGVLVGIAVAVVLNLFWRRRLLWYTTLGVWGLSYVVLIHVYPLGLYIWELRAEPFDKEARHLQRHIKETRHAFELDTIVTEDRVTGLATLDVIEANPAVKKNIQLWDRRVLYEVLREDQIKRHYDFHPYTDVDRYWVDGEYRQVLIAAREVDPAPNIQDWYRLRLQFTHGFGVCVAPVNEFIEDGLPNFWVGGAPVESIHDELNVARPEIYYGEMTHDYAIVKTERKRNDISADSDTGDATAATPEVAEWQRHTYKGDSGVPLGGWFRRFCFALRFDFFRTLRSERLTPESRVMFRRKIGTRRGDRLIKDRVSHIAPFLNYDPDPYIVINNGDLYWIIDFYVTSRYHPNAQVYADDTARLTENDPYMEPNFKKFNYIRNAGVAVVNAYTGDVNLYAIKQKGRDEPIMKAYQQAFPNLFKSVSEMPDGLAAHLRYPDYLTRIQAKMYGDYHQDASPFFQTTDTWSIPKETYYSEKPDQEMMPYYAMLQLPGEDKPEFVNVIPFTPPEKEKRLQAWMVARCDEPNYGQRIVYILPEGADVAGPTQVEEDIDKETGQEQVGWAKTSDIIRGNLLIIPIEDALFYVEAIYLQAKKSEEANGDESTPRRPKLEMVVVKAGSNELGTAKTFDEALDVIFLGLPANGAATDDDTAEPTLADLVKEYRDQQTKRDAEADRLLNQILEKISENDR, encoded by the coding sequence ATGACAGTGAACCTGGCAATCGCACAATTACTTTTAAGCGGACTCCTCGTCGGCGTTACCTTAATATGGGGTATCTTCCGGTACCGACGGAGCAGCCAACGGCGACGCGATCGCTACAATAAATTGCAGGCGTACCTACTCTGGACGCTGAGCGTGCTTATCACGGGGAGCTGCTTCTTCCCGCTGGCGCACCTCTATACAGAGCACCTCTGGTTCGAGAGCGTCGTCTATACGGATGTGTTCTGGGGATTGCAAAAGGTACGGTGGCTCGGCTTCGCACTCTTCTTTATTATCGCTGCTGGGTTCATGAACGCTAACACCGCCATCGCGAACATCCTCTGCCCCGAATCCCGCGAGTTCCGACGCTGGACACACACGCAAACCTTCTCCTTCCATCGAATCGTCATCTGTATCACCTTAATCACAAGCCTACTGCTCGCCGCACCGATGCTCCTGTTGGAGAACGCCTTTCTTCTGTACCTGAACCAACCTGAGGTTACCGCCGCTGCCGAAGGTGCGGATGAATGGCTTCACTTCGGGATGGATCGGAACTTCTATCTTTTCAGTTTTCCGCTGCATAAATGGGTAAGTCTCTGGGTTCAGATAACGATCTGGGTGACATGCCTCATCGTCGGGCTGATGTATAACTTCTACTACCGCCGAGATGCGCACACGATGGCGCGCGTCAAGCGGCACATTATTTTCCACGGGTCGGCACTCTGGCTGCTGCTGCTCGTCGTCGCGGGATGGCGGAGTTACGTTAATCTCTGGAATAAAGTCTACACAAGCCCACTGACGCAGGAGTTGTCATCGCTCCACGGATTGTTCTATACCGACGCGCACTTGGAAGGCGCGACGAAACTCTACTGCGGCGTGCTCGTCGGGATTGCTGTAGCCGTTGTGCTGAATCTCTTCTGGCGGAGACGGCTTCTCTGGTATACGACTTTGGGCGTGTGGGGTCTGAGTTATGTAGTGCTAATCCATGTGTACCCGTTGGGTCTCTACATCTGGGAGCTCCGCGCTGAACCGTTCGATAAAGAGGCACGGCACCTGCAACGGCACATCAAAGAGACGCGCCACGCCTTTGAACTGGATACCATTGTAACGGAGGACCGGGTGACAGGACTCGCCACACTCGATGTGATAGAAGCGAACCCCGCCGTGAAAAAGAACATCCAACTCTGGGATAGGCGCGTGCTGTATGAGGTACTCCGTGAAGACCAGATTAAACGGCATTACGACTTCCATCCCTACACCGATGTGGATAGGTACTGGGTCGATGGTGAATACCGGCAGGTGCTGATCGCGGCGCGTGAGGTGGATCCGGCACCGAACATTCAGGACTGGTACCGACTGCGGCTCCAATTTACGCACGGCTTCGGGGTATGTGTCGCACCCGTCAACGAGTTCATTGAGGACGGGTTGCCGAACTTCTGGGTCGGTGGCGCGCCGGTAGAAAGCATACACGACGAACTGAACGTGGCACGTCCGGAGATTTACTACGGCGAGATGACACATGACTACGCCATCGTGAAGACCGAACGCAAGAGAAACGATATCTCCGCCGATTCCGATACCGGCGATGCCACAGCCGCCACGCCTGAAGTCGCCGAATGGCAGCGGCATACGTATAAAGGGGACAGCGGCGTGCCGTTAGGCGGGTGGTTCCGACGATTCTGTTTCGCCCTCCGCTTCGATTTCTTCCGTACCCTCCGTTCGGAACGGTTGACACCGGAGAGCCGTGTGATGTTCCGACGGAAGATCGGCACGCGTCGCGGGGATCGGCTTATCAAGGACCGCGTTTCGCATATCGCCCCCTTCCTCAACTACGATCCCGACCCGTACATCGTCATTAACAACGGGGATTTATACTGGATCATAGACTTCTATGTGACGAGCCGGTATCACCCGAACGCGCAGGTCTATGCTGACGACACGGCGCGGCTGACGGAGAACGATCCCTACATGGAACCCAATTTCAAGAAGTTCAACTACATCCGAAATGCGGGTGTCGCTGTCGTGAACGCCTATACTGGTGACGTGAACCTCTACGCCATCAAGCAGAAAGGGCGCGATGAGCCGATTATGAAAGCGTATCAGCAGGCGTTTCCGAACCTCTTTAAATCCGTGTCGGAGATGCCGGACGGGTTGGCAGCACACCTTCGCTATCCAGACTACCTCACCCGAATCCAAGCCAAAATGTATGGCGATTATCATCAGGATGCCTCTCCTTTCTTCCAAACCACGGATACTTGGTCAATCCCGAAAGAGACCTATTACTCGGAAAAACCCGATCAGGAGATGATGCCTTATTACGCTATGCTCCAGTTGCCCGGAGAGGACAAACCGGAATTCGTGAATGTGATTCCGTTTACGCCGCCGGAGAAGGAGAAACGGCTGCAGGCGTGGATGGTCGCCCGCTGCGATGAACCGAACTACGGACAACGGATCGTTTATATCCTCCCTGAAGGTGCAGATGTTGCCGGACCGACGCAGGTTGAGGAGGACATCGATAAGGAGACCGGGCAGGAACAGGTCGGGTGGGCAAAGACGAGCGACATCATCCGCGGCAATCTGCTGATTATCCCGATTGAGGATGCCCTCTTCTATGTTGAGGCAATCTATCTGCAAGCGAAGAAATCGGAGGAGGCGAATGGGGACGAGAGCACGCCGCGCCGCCCGAAGTTGGAGATGGTCGTCGTGAAAGCCGGGTCGAATGAGCTTGGAACGGCAAAAACGTTTGATGAGGCGTTGGATGTTATCTTTTTGGGGTTGCCAGCGAACGGTGCCGCGACAGATGACGATACCGCCGAACCGACATTGGCAGATTTGGTGAAAGAGTATCGTGACCAGCAGACGAAACGGGATGCTGAGGCGGATCGGCTCCTCAACCAAATCCTCGAGAAAATTTCAGAGAATGACAGGTAA
- a CDS encoding transposase — protein sequence MEYRRAKIEGRTYFFTLVTHNRRPFLCYPDNVELLRQAFQYTMQRHPMKIDAFVLLPDHLHTVWTLPKKDCNYSTRWRLIKSYFSRHCQDKYDGVISTSRQSKQERGFWQRRFWEHLIRDSQDFINHVEYIHYNPVKHGLVAAPKDWEHSSFHRYVQAGLYDEMWGAGDEILFHAAIGNE from the coding sequence ATGGAATATCGCCGTGCAAAAATCGAAGGCAGAACTTATTTCTTTACACTTGTCACCCACAATCGCAGACCTTTTCTTTGTTATCCAGACAATGTGGAATTGTTACGCCAAGCGTTTCAGTATACGATGCAGCGACATCCGATGAAGATTGATGCCTTTGTTCTGCTACCTGATCACCTCCACACTGTCTGGACGTTGCCTAAAAAGGATTGCAACTATTCAACGCGCTGGCGGTTAATCAAAAGTTATTTCAGTCGGCATTGTCAGGACAAATATGATGGTGTTATTTCCACATCGCGGCAAAGCAAGCAGGAACGAGGATTTTGGCAACGTAGGTTTTGGGAACACTTGATCCGAGACAGTCAAGACTTCATCAATCATGTCGAGTACATTCATTACAATCCAGTCAAACACGGTTTGGTGGCTGCCCCGAAGGATTGGGAACATTCCAGTTTTCATCGTTACGTCCAAGCGGGATTATATGATGAGATGTGGGGAGCCGGAGATGAAATTTTGTTTCATGCAGCAATCGGCAATGAATAA
- a CDS encoding sulfotransferase family protein has product MDTKRICLWSGPRNVSTALMYAFAQRSDTQVIDEPLYAHYLWTKYGADALDSTHPGATEVMASMSTDSEEVIREVILGPCEKPVLFMKQMAHHLIEIDRRFLERTLNVFLIRDPREMLPSLTKVIGTPTLADTGFKTQHDLLIALRDVGQSPPVLDARLLLEDPASVLAQLCERLGLQFEDSMLSWEAGGNPADGVWARYWYQNVHRSTGFAPYRPKSEPFPAELEAVFAECSGYYEVLHREAICPA; this is encoded by the coding sequence TTGGATACAAAACGCATCTGTCTCTGGTCGGGACCGCGGAACGTTTCTACCGCGCTTATGTACGCTTTCGCACAACGCAGCGATACACAGGTCATTGACGAACCGCTCTACGCACACTATCTCTGGACGAAATACGGCGCGGATGCACTCGATAGCACACATCCCGGTGCAACGGAAGTGATGGCATCCATGTCGACGGACAGCGAGGAGGTCATCAGGGAGGTTATCCTCGGTCCGTGTGAGAAACCGGTGCTTTTCATGAAACAGATGGCGCACCACCTCATTGAGATTGACAGGCGTTTCCTTGAACGGACCCTCAATGTCTTCCTTATCCGTGATCCGCGGGAGATGCTCCCTTCCCTCACAAAGGTTATCGGGACACCGACGCTTGCTGATACGGGATTCAAGACGCAGCACGATCTGTTGATTGCGTTACGGGATGTGGGGCAATCGCCCCCGGTGCTGGATGCGCGGCTCTTGTTGGAAGATCCAGCGAGTGTGCTTGCTCAGTTATGTGAGCGATTGGGGCTGCAGTTTGAGGATTCGATGTTGTCATGGGAGGCAGGTGGGAATCCGGCGGATGGGGTGTGGGCGCGGTATTGGTATCAGAATGTGCATCGGAGTACGGGGTTCGCGCCGTATCGCCCGAAGTCGGAGCCGTTTCCGGCGGAATTGGAGGCGGTGTTTGCGGAATGTTCAGGATATTATGAAGTATTGCATCGGGAAGCAATTTGTCCGGCATAA
- a CDS encoding DUF4351 domain-containing protein: MAEALTGTLLEQGIEQGIEQGEIRGKRDAVLRALQIRFGSLPENITAQINAIQNLAQLNNLFEKIFEAETIDDIF; the protein is encoded by the coding sequence ATGGCAGAAGCATTAACAGGAACCCTTTTAGAACAAGGTATCGAACAAGGTATCGAACAAGGCGAGATACGCGGAAAACGGGATGCAGTCCTCCGAGCTCTACAGATCCGATTCGGCAGCCTCCCAGAAAACATCACCGCGCAGATAAATGCGATACAAAACCTTGCACAGCTGAATAACCTCTTTGAGAAAATCTTTGAGGCAGAGACGATTGACGACATCTTCTAA
- a CDS encoding prolipoprotein diacylglyceryl transferase — translation MYPTIVDFGPFGIHTFGLMLATAFITCVFVIQSELKRRGFIPELASTIVMAAALGGIVGAKIYSALLDGQFSFRELFSTAGLVWYGGFIGGCLCVAFVVIRSPNPSLPTLDCVGPAVILGYGIGRIGCLLAGDGDYGPPSDVPWAMAFPNGTVPTDVPVHPTPIYETLMSCTFFGILWSQRRKLETMPGVIFGASFVLLGVERFIAEFWRLTPRVWGWMTAAQILSIVAFVGGIAFILWIRTRPRVVEDVVADLAGETETAREKPEPRQRNRSRKRRQRR, via the coding sequence ATGTATCCGACAATTGTTGATTTCGGGCCCTTCGGTATCCACACTTTCGGATTGATGTTAGCCACGGCGTTTATTACTTGCGTCTTTGTTATACAATCCGAATTGAAGCGGCGGGGCTTTATCCCGGAGCTTGCATCGACCATCGTCATGGCTGCGGCTCTCGGCGGGATTGTCGGTGCGAAGATTTATTCTGCACTTCTCGACGGTCAGTTCTCTTTCCGGGAACTCTTCTCAACGGCTGGATTAGTCTGGTATGGTGGTTTTATCGGCGGGTGTCTCTGTGTTGCTTTTGTGGTTATCCGCTCTCCGAACCCGTCCCTACCCACACTTGACTGCGTTGGGCCCGCGGTCATCCTCGGTTACGGCATCGGCAGAATCGGGTGTCTCCTCGCTGGTGACGGCGACTATGGACCGCCGTCCGATGTACCGTGGGCGATGGCGTTTCCGAATGGCACTGTCCCGACCGATGTCCCTGTTCATCCGACCCCTATATATGAGACGCTCATGTCGTGTACGTTTTTCGGTATCCTCTGGTCCCAACGGCGTAAGCTTGAGACGATGCCGGGTGTGATATTCGGCGCGAGTTTTGTGCTGTTGGGTGTGGAGCGGTTTATCGCGGAGTTTTGGCGGCTCACGCCGCGAGTGTGGGGATGGATGACGGCGGCGCAGATTCTGAGTATCGTCGCATTCGTTGGTGGGATCGCATTTATTCTCTGGATACGCACACGTCCGCGCGTGGTGGAAGATGTAGTTGCGGACCTCGCCGGTGAAACAGAGACAGCGCGTGAAAAACCGGAACCCCGTCAGCGAAACAGAAGTCGCAAACGCCGTCAGCGGCGGTAG
- a CDS encoding ABC transporter ATP-binding protein — protein sequence MLELRDIHTYYGNIRAVRGISVTVNENEMVCLIGANGAGKSTTLMTASGIHTPVEGSVHFNGEDITAMSAEERVALGISQVPEGRLIFAEMSVLENLELGAYTRSDKQGTRDDLDRILQFFPVLQDRQKQRGGSLSGGEQQMLAIGRALMSKPKLLLLDEPSLGLAPLIVKQIFEIIEQINADGTTILLVEQNAQIALQVTDRGYVMETGEITIEGTSDDLLADERVRQAYLGE from the coding sequence ATGCTTGAACTCAGAGACATCCACACTTACTACGGAAATATACGAGCCGTCCGAGGCATCTCGGTCACTGTCAACGAGAACGAGATGGTATGCTTGATTGGTGCCAACGGTGCGGGAAAATCGACGACACTCATGACGGCATCCGGTATCCATACACCCGTCGAAGGTAGTGTCCATTTTAATGGCGAAGACATCACAGCGATGTCGGCAGAAGAACGTGTTGCCTTGGGCATCTCACAGGTACCGGAGGGACGACTCATCTTTGCAGAAATGAGCGTCCTTGAAAACTTAGAACTTGGTGCTTACACCAGAAGCGATAAGCAAGGCACCAGGGACGATTTAGACAGAATTTTGCAGTTCTTTCCGGTGCTACAGGATCGTCAGAAACAGCGCGGTGGGAGCCTCAGTGGCGGTGAACAACAGATGCTGGCGATCGGGCGCGCCCTGATGTCGAAGCCGAAACTCCTCTTGTTAGACGAACCCTCCTTAGGACTCGCACCGCTCATCGTGAAGCAGATCTTTGAGATTATCGAGCAGATTAACGCCGATGGCACAACCATCCTGCTCGTCGAACAGAACGCGCAAATCGCGCTGCAAGTGACCGATAGAGGTTACGTCATGGAAACGGGTGAGATCACCATTGAGGGTACATCTGACGACCTGTTAGCGGATGAACGCGTACGGCAGGCTTACCTCGGAGAATAG
- a CDS encoding ABC transporter ATP-binding protein, which yields MENTPIRLLSTNGLSRHYGGVIALSEVTMAVHPGQIFSLIGPNGAGKTTLFNCVTGLDKPTFGTVDFLGKSITGFRPDEVTVLGISRTFQNIRLFAELTVLDNVKIGRHPRTNSTFIGSVFRTHRQKSEEDAITAHAREMLEFVGLEDISDQTAGNLSYGDQRRVEIARALATEPRLLLLDEPAAGMNPQETQELIDLIYAIREQGVTVLLIEHDVKLVMQISDWVTVLDHGEKISEGLPTDVQNDERVIEAYLGAAEDA from the coding sequence ATGGAGAACACCCCTATACGCCTGCTCTCAACAAACGGACTCAGTAGGCATTACGGTGGTGTCATTGCATTGTCTGAAGTGACAATGGCTGTACACCCCGGACAGATTTTCAGTTTGATCGGACCCAACGGCGCAGGGAAGACGACGCTCTTTAACTGTGTCACCGGGCTGGATAAACCGACATTCGGCACCGTTGACTTCTTAGGGAAATCCATCACTGGATTCCGACCAGACGAAGTCACGGTACTCGGCATTAGCAGAACTTTTCAGAACATACGGCTCTTCGCAGAACTCACTGTCCTTGATAACGTTAAGATCGGCAGGCACCCGCGCACGAATAGCACATTCATCGGCTCTGTTTTTCGGACACATAGGCAGAAAAGTGAGGAAGACGCAATCACCGCACACGCCCGCGAAATGCTGGAATTCGTCGGATTGGAGGATATCAGCGATCAAACTGCTGGTAATCTCTCCTATGGTGACCAACGACGTGTCGAAATCGCGAGAGCCTTGGCGACCGAACCGAGACTGCTCCTTCTTGACGAACCCGCCGCCGGAATGAATCCGCAAGAGACACAGGAACTCATTGACCTCATCTATGCTATACGCGAGCAGGGTGTCACCGTACTCCTCATTGAGCACGACGTGAAGTTGGTGATGCAGATCTCCGATTGGGTTACGGTGCTGGACCACGGTGAAAAGATCAGCGAAGGGTTACCGACAGACGTGCAGAACGACGAACGTGTGATTGAAGCGTATTTGGGAGCAGCGGAAGATGCTTGA
- the dprA gene encoding DNA-processing protein DprA: protein MTDPKKKTPLEYWLALASVEGLGSVRIKRLIARFGSAQAIFEAELPEISRLPSFNPVLASRILTVSGNFPIFREKLIALKDQNVRVMCLEDPDYPSQLKNLPDAPSILCSVGTLTEIDDHQCVSIVGSQNPSMEGIEVTLSLATQLALAGFTIVSGLAAGIDTSAHSGALAGMGKTIGVIGTDIPSIYPRRNNQLATEIHKHGCLFSEHPFPTAPSPGNLVQRNRIISGLSIATIVIETRKTGGAMHTARYAQRQDRSVLACRWDTQHPQRDGTQELIKTGALPFTPTEIQKVIDMLTHPERLETYASGAASEQIGLFEN, encoded by the coding sequence ATGACAGATCCTAAAAAGAAGACACCTCTTGAGTATTGGCTGGCTCTCGCTTCGGTTGAAGGGCTTGGTAGCGTCCGGATTAAACGATTGATCGCACGCTTCGGCAGCGCACAGGCGATTTTTGAAGCGGAGCTCCCTGAAATCTCACGCCTGCCGTCCTTCAATCCAGTGCTCGCGTCGCGGATACTCACAGTATCGGGTAACTTTCCGATATTTCGCGAGAAACTTATCGCCCTCAAAGACCAGAACGTTCGAGTGATGTGTCTTGAAGACCCAGACTACCCATCGCAGCTGAAAAACCTTCCTGATGCCCCCAGCATCCTTTGCAGTGTCGGTACGTTGACCGAAATCGACGACCACCAATGCGTCTCAATTGTCGGAAGCCAAAACCCGAGTATGGAGGGTATTGAGGTGACACTCTCGCTTGCAACGCAGCTTGCACTCGCCGGATTTACCATCGTCAGCGGGCTTGCAGCCGGTATTGATACGTCTGCCCATTCTGGTGCACTCGCGGGTATGGGTAAGACGATTGGTGTCATCGGCACAGATATCCCTTCCATCTACCCGAGACGAAACAATCAACTCGCCACGGAGATCCACAAGCATGGGTGTCTATTTTCGGAGCATCCCTTCCCGACAGCACCATCACCCGGCAACCTTGTGCAGAGAAATCGTATTATCAGTGGACTCTCCATAGCAACAATCGTGATTGAGACTCGAAAGACCGGTGGTGCGATGCATACGGCGCGGTATGCCCAACGTCAAGACAGATCTGTCCTCGCCTGTCGATGGGACACGCAGCATCCCCAGCGCGATGGAACCCAAGAGTTGATAAAGACAGGCGCGCTTCCGTTCACCCCCACAGAAATCCAAAAAGTCATTGATATGCTAACGCATCCGGAGCGTCTTGAAACTTATGCGAGTGGCGCAGCAAGTGAGCAGATAGGATTGTTTGAAAATTAG
- a CDS encoding sigma-70 family RNA polymerase sigma factor: protein MERTEALLIADLCEGDETALAPLVEKYKRMVYRLAMQITKNHADADDVMQETFIKVYRSIRTFRKDAAFETWLYRIAVNEALNFVKRKERRRESALETAVEAEYEAATRYQAQIASDPHVHAEKAELRHYVTKAVNSLSLKHRTVVILHEFEGLTHAEIASILNCSEGTVRSRLHYARKKLRTLLKPYVNASNI, encoded by the coding sequence GTGGAAAGAACTGAAGCCTTACTTATTGCCGATCTCTGTGAAGGCGATGAGACAGCATTAGCACCTTTGGTAGAAAAATATAAACGGATGGTTTACCGTCTCGCGATGCAGATTACCAAAAACCATGCCGATGCTGATGATGTTATGCAGGAGACCTTTATTAAGGTATACCGCTCGATCCGGACATTCCGAAAGGATGCGGCTTTTGAGACATGGCTCTATCGAATAGCCGTCAACGAAGCACTGAACTTTGTCAAGCGTAAGGAGCGGCGGCGGGAATCTGCCCTTGAGACGGCAGTAGAAGCCGAATACGAGGCAGCCACGCGATACCAAGCTCAGATAGCCAGTGATCCGCATGTCCATGCTGAAAAGGCTGAACTCCGACACTACGTCACAAAGGCAGTCAATAGTCTCTCACTTAAGCATCGAACAGTCGTTATCCTTCACGAATTTGAAGGCTTAACGCACGCAGAGATTGCTTCTATTCTTAACTGCTCCGAGGGTACAGTCCGTTCGCGTTTGCACTATGCGCGCAAAAAACTCCGAACTTTGCTCAAACCCTACGTCAATGCAAGTAATATTTAG
- a CDS encoding zf-HC2 domain-containing protein, translated as MRSKCDKIERLLSDYIDGTLSERQTVDVSWHLRSCQSCKKEIVDLKKTNHLLENFYVEPEASDAYYARFTTQLQQRIEQSAPTALHQRFHAALTRLGWHLLTQVHRRLDRYHLSGFLSIRRHAFPYYVLALTMTMLVVAPLFLQQISPDNNGEHLLGRLYTSAKTRIFSADSPASVQPTATLAIKQDNTVAQPMGIRRNLSSERTTESPAVDSGADVWQFTGEPMTDGYIFTRLQKNDSKAVSSVALDIDSELLAYAELPAQEAFNSRDVLTESRYALLLLQGIDAGQHGLQQYERKWSGSKGFSQKLLDVSPEIVSISEVYDSREL; from the coding sequence ATGAGATCGAAGTGTGACAAAATAGAACGCCTTTTATCCGACTATATAGATGGAACGCTTTCTGAACGGCAGACAGTTGATGTCTCTTGGCATCTCCGCTCCTGTCAGTCTTGTAAAAAGGAAATCGTTGACCTGAAAAAAACGAATCACCTCCTCGAAAATTTCTACGTTGAACCGGAGGCATCCGATGCCTATTACGCCCGGTTTACAACACAACTCCAACAACGGATTGAACAGAGCGCACCAACTGCACTCCATCAACGGTTTCACGCAGCCTTAACTCGTCTTGGGTGGCACCTGCTGACCCAGGTCCATCGACGACTTGACCGATACCATCTCAGCGGATTTCTGTCCATCAGACGACACGCTTTTCCGTATTACGTTCTCGCGCTGACAATGACAATGTTGGTTGTTGCACCGCTCTTTCTACAACAGATTTCACCAGACAATAATGGAGAGCATCTGCTTGGACGCTTGTACACATCAGCAAAAACCCGAATTTTCTCTGCCGACTCACCTGCCTCGGTTCAGCCCACTGCAACGCTTGCTATCAAACAGGATAATACTGTCGCTCAACCCATGGGCATCCGACGAAATCTCAGTAGTGAGCGGACAACAGAGAGTCCTGCTGTTGATTCAGGTGCCGATGTGTGGCAATTCACTGGTGAACCGATGACAGATGGGTACATCTTCACCAGACTCCAAAAGAATGATTCCAAAGCAGTCTCAAGTGTTGCGTTAGACATTGATTCGGAATTGCTTGCTTATGCCGAACTTCCAGCGCAGGAAGCGTTCAACAGCCGTGATGTGTTAACCGAAAGCAGGTACGCATTGCTTTTGTTGCAAGGTATTGACGCAGGACAACACGGACTCCAACAATATGAACGAAAGTGGAGCGGATCTAAAGGTTTCTCACAGAAACTGTTGGATGTGTCGCCGGAAATAGTGTCTATTTCGGAAGTCTACGATTCGAGAGAGTTATAG